The Flavobacterium sp. CBA20B-1 genome includes the window AATTTTTATTATTGGTAAGCATATTAATCAGCGAAGATTTCCCAACATTCGATCTTCCTATAAAAGCATATTCTGGAAGAGGTTCTGAAGGGCATTTCTTTACATCCGAATTACTTATGATAAATTCAGCGGTATTAATTTTCATAATTACTTAATATTTCGTTTTTCAAACCACTGGTCTAAAATTTCATTAAACGCATCTGGTTTTTCCATCATCGCAGCGTGTCCGCATTGATCAATCCAGTACAAATCAGAATCGGGAAGTAATTCATGAAACTCTTCGGCCACATCGGGAGGCGTCACAATATCGTTTCTCCCCCAGATAATACAAGTGGGCGTGTGCATTTTTGGCAAATCTTTCGCCATATTATGCCGAATGGCACTTTTTGCAATGGTAAGGGTTTTTATCAACTTCATACGATCGTTCACGGTGTTAAAAACATCATCAACAATCTCTTTGGTTGCTACTGCCGGATCATAAAAAACATCTTCTGCTTTCTTTTTAATAAACTCGTAATCGCCACGTCGCGGGTACGAATCACCCATTGCACTTTCGTACAAGCCCGAGCTTCCTGTAATCACCAATGCTTCTACAAACTCTGGATACATTTTAGTGTAATATAACGCTATATGCCCGCCAAGTGAGTTTCCAAGCAAAATGATTTTTTCGTATTTTTTATGCTTCACAAAATCGTGTACAAACTTTGCAAAAGCTTTTATGTTGGTTTTTAGTATATTTAATGTATAAATAGGCAATTCTGGCAGCACTACTTTATAGCCTTTTTTAGGAAAGTAATCCGATACCCCATCAAAATTACTTAAACCGCCCATTAAACCGTGTAAAATAACAATTGGTGTACCTTCACCAATCTCTATGTATCTAAATTTTCCTTCTTCTTTTATGTTTCGCTCCATATATGCGATTTCAATTTCACAAATATACGATATTAATAAAAAAATACTGTAAAGTTAAAGTAGTTTAATTAACAAATGCTCCTTGATACCATTTTGCTGTTAATGCACCTTCGTTAAATCATTTACATTATTTTATACTAATTAGGTATTTCTTTTGAAAGATACTTATATATTTTGGATGCTTCAATAAAAAATCTTTAAAAAAAACTTTACATCTTATAATCAATAAGTTACCATTTCATGCATGCTTCAGAAAAACTTATCAACAAAGTGGTAAAAAGTGGTAGAAAGTGGTAAAATTTTACTTACTTTTGTTTTGTATTTAATCATTTATAAAAATTTCATGCAACCAATAGTAGGTACATACGAATGTAAAATCGACACCAAAGGAAGGGTGTTGATACCTGCTGCGTTAAAAAAACAATTGGCTGCAATTGGCGAAGGTTTTGTTCTAAAGCGCTCTGTATATGAGAAATGCGTAGAACTTTGGCCCATGACCGAATGGAATGTGATGATGGAAAAATTAAACGAATTGAATCGTTTTGACCGCAAAGCAGATATGTTTGTTCGCAAATTTATGGCTGGTGTAAAAATAGTAGATATCGATGACGCCGGCCGCTTGCAAATGAATAAAGATTTGTTAGAATTTGCAAACATTTCCAAAGAAGTGGTTTTTTCATCGAAAATAAACATCATTGAAATTTGGGATAAAGATTTATACGAAAAAATTGTAAACGACGAAGATTTAGACTTTGGCGATTTGGCAGAAGAGGTAATGGGAACAAGAACAAATTATGGAGCATAACGAATACGAATACCACAATCCGGTACTGTTAAAAGAAACAGTTGATGGTTTAAACATTAAACCCGATGGTATCTACGTGGATGTAACTTTTGGCGGCGGTGGTCATTCAAAAGAAATTATGCGCCATTTGGGTCCCAACGGAAAGCTTTTTGCTTTTGACCAAGACACAGATGCTTTGGCAAACACACTAAATGACGACCGTTTTGTGTTAATCAACGAAAATTTTCGTTTTATAAAACGCTTTTTGCGTGTGTATGGTATTAAGCAAGTCGATGGAATTTTGGGCGATTTTGGTGTATCATCTCATCAATTTGATGTAGCAGAACGCGGATTCTCTACCCGATTCGATGCCGATTTAGACATGCGCATGAACCAAAACAATAGTCTTTCTGCTTTTGAAGTAATTAACAATTACGAAGAAGCTGCATTGAGCAAAATGTTTTTTGATTACGGCGAATTGAGCACTGCTCGTGGGCTGGCAGCTGCAATCGTATCCGCACGAAAAACCGAGCCAATTAAAAATTCGGAACAATTAAAAAAAGTGTTGTCGCGGTTTTTACCGGCTCATAAAAGCAATAAAATCTTGGCACAAATTTATCAAGCAATACGCATTGAAGTAAACCAAGAAATGGATGTTTTAAAAGAATTTTTAGAACAAGCATTAGAATTGCTAAAACCAGGTGGTCGGTTAAGCGTGATATCCTATCATTCATTAGAAGATCGCTTGGTAAAACGCTTCATAAAAAACGGAATGTTTGAAGGCGAACCCGAACGCGATTTTTTTGGCAGATATGAAGTGCCCTTAAAACCGATAGGCAAACTTATTGTTCCATCAGAAGAAGAAATTAAACAAAACAATAGAGCACGAAGTGCCAAATTAAGAATAGCAGAAAAAAATTAAAATGGGTTTAAACAGTATAATAAAAGCAAAATTTTTGGTTGAAGGGCAATCGTTAAAAAATTGGCTTTTTATAATTTATATTGTTTTCTGGACACTGGTACTTATTGCAAACAATCATTTTTACGAACAAAAAATGATGAAAGCGAAAGACCTAACCGAGCAAGTAAAAGAATTGCGTTCGGAATTTGTTGACAAAAGATCCGAATTGATGCAATTGCGAATGGAATCGAACATTTCAAAACAAATGGAAGTGTATCAAATTTTACCTTCATCGGTTCCACCCAAAAAGATAAAAGTTGTGATGGAGAAAGAAAAAAAATGGTATGAAATATGGGACTAGCAAAAAACGAAAATAACAGAATTTTCTTTGTTTTCTTCGGAATGCTTGCCATTGGTATTGCCATTTTTGCAAAAATGAGCATCATTCAGTTCAAAGAAGGCGAACAATGGCGCAGCAAAGCAGATAGCTTAACAATTAAAGACGAAATCATTCCGGCAAATCGCGGAAATATTTATTCGGCAGACGGTAGTTTATTGGCTACCTCTATTCCAAAATACACGATTTATTTTGACCCAATGGCACCTTCGTCTGAAAATTTTGAAAAATACATCGAGCCATTTTCTGATTCTTTAGCAAAAATGATCCCACGAAAATCGGCAAGCGAGTACAAATCTTATTTTAGAAAGGCGCGTTCCAATAAAAAAAGATACATTCATATAGCTACCAAATTAAGTTACACGCAATACATGAAAATGAAATCGTTTCCGCTGTTTAATTTGGGTAAATTCAAAGGCGGAATGATTGTGAACCAAGTACATGTGCGCGAATATCCAATGGGAATGATTGCCAACAGAACCATTGGCTATGAACGTGTAAACGATGACAAAACCATTACCCGAAAAGGGATCGAAGCTGCTTTTACTGATTATTTAACAGGTAAAGAGGGCAAACGAAAGGTTCAAAAAATGTCGAAAAGTTTGTGGAAACCCATTCACGATGAAAACGAAATCGATCCAAAAGATGGGTACGACATCACCACCACAATCGATGTGTATATTCAAGACATTGCCCATCATGCCCTATTAAGTTCTTTGGAATATTACGAAGCCGATCACGGAACAGTGGTGGTTATGGAAACCAATACGGGACAAATAAAAGCTATATCGAATCTGGGAAAAATTGGCGATGGATCGTATAGGGAAACTGTGAATTATGCCGTTTTAGAGCGTCATGACCCGGGTTCTACATTTAAATTGGCATCATATTTAGCATTGCTTGATGACGGAAAAGCCGATACAGCAACGATTTATGATACGCATAATGGTATTGTAACTTTCTCGGGCAGACAAGTACGTGATTCCAATCGCAGAGGTTACGGAAAAATTTCCTTAGGTAGAGCCTTTGAAGTATCGTCAAACACCGTTGTTACACAAGCGGTTTACAAAGCCTATAAAGACAATCCGAAGGATTTCACCGATAAAATGAAAGATTTTGGTTTCAACGCCACATTGGGAATGGATCTTAAAGGCGAACCAAAATCTTATATTCCTGTGCCGGGCGACCGAAATTGGAGTAAAATTGCCTTACCATGGATGGCTTACGGTTACGGAATTTTGGTTACACCCATGCAAACACTCACTCTTTACAACGCTATCGCAAACAATGGCGAAATGGTAAAGCCACAGTTTGTGAAAGAAATTCGTGATGTGAACCAAGTAATTAGAACTTTTGATAAAGAAGTGATTAATCCGCAAATCGTGAAGCCGAAAGTGGTAAAAGAAATGCAGGCGATTATGAAAAATGTGGTTTTAAGAGGAACTGGTAAAGGGCTTCGCTCAGACGATTTTTCAATGGCAGGAAAAACAGGTACTGCACAAATGAATTATGGAAACCGCGGTGGTATGTATTATGCCTCGTCGTTCGTTGGATATTTCCCAGCCGAAAACCCAAAATATTCGTGTATCGTAGTCATTCACCGACCAACAAAACACAGTTATTACGGAGGGGATGTTGCCGGACCGGTTTTTAAACGAATTGCACAAAAGATTTTTACCGATGTGCCTTCGTTAAAAGAAATTAAAAATATAGAAACACCATCGCAAAAAGCAATAAAAAGCTATAAAACCTATTACGCAAACGTGAAACAATCGGGCAATGTTATGCCAAATGTGGTTGGTTTACCAGCGATGGATGCCGTAGCAATTCTTGAAAATTTAGGTTTAAAAGTACAAACTATTGGCTTTGGAAAAGTAACCAAACAATCAGTTGCAAACGGCGAAAAAATAACAAAAAAGCAAACAATTACATTAGAATTAAGTTGAAACAATTAAAAGACATATTATACAAAGTATCGATAGATGCTGTTAGAGGTTCTACAAATGTGGCAATCACTGCTATTGTCTTTGATTCTAGAAAAGTGGTTCCAAACTGTTTGTTTATCGCCCAAAAAGGAACATTAGTAAACGGACACGATTATATCGAAAAAGCTATTGAAAATGGTGCTTCTGCCGTAATTTATGAAGATGACCCTAAAGCTTTTGCAGAAAATATAACCTATATTAAAGTAAGCGATGCTAACAAAGCATTGGCGCAAGTAGCTGCTCATTTTTACGACAATCCATCAGAAAAACTGTCATTGGTTGGTGTTACCGGTACAAACGGCAAAACCACTATTGCCACTTTATTGCATCAATTATTTACAAAAGCAGGCTATAAAGTCGGTTTATTATCAACCGTAAAAATTTTGGTAGGCAACGAGGAATTTCCGGCAACGCATACCACACCCGATTCCATCACTATAAACTGCTACTTAAATCAAATGGTTGAAGCAGGTTGCAGCTATTGTTTTATGGAAGTAAGTTCGCACGGAATTGCACAAGAGCGTACGCATGCATTGGCTTTTAAAGGCGGAATTTTCACTAATTTATCACATGATCATTTAGATTATCACAAAACATTTGCAGAGTATCGTAATGTAAAAAAATCATTTTTCGATTCACTCGCTAACACATCTTTTGCCATCAGTAATGCCGATGACAAAAATGGTGCTTATATGTTGCAAAACTGCTCTGCAAAAAAAATTACATACAGCATTCAAAACGTTGCCGATGTGCATGGCAAAATCATAGAAAGCCAGTTCAACGGTATGTTACTCAACATCAACCAACAAGAAGTTTGGGTACAGTTGATCGGTAAATTCAACGCATCAAACCTATTGGCAATTTACGCAACAGCTTTAGAATTAGGTTTAACAAAAGAAGAAGTTTTGTTGCATTTAAGTACCTTAAAAAGTGTGTCGGGTAGGTTTCAATTTATTGTTTCAAAAACAAAAATCACCGCCATTGTAGATTACGCGCACACGCCAGATGCGTTGGAAAACGTATTAAAAACCATTGCCGAAATCCGCACGTTCAACGAACAATTAATCACAGTAGTTGGTTGTGGCGGAAATCGCGACAGCGCCAAACGACCGGAAATGGGCAGAATTGCAACAGAAAACAGCGATACAGTCATTTTCACGTCAGACAATCCGCGAAATGAGGATCCTTTTGAAATTTTAAAACAAATAGAAGCCGGTGTTGAAGCTCAAAATACCAACAAATATCTCACTATTGAAGACCGCCAACAAGCTATAAAAACAGCTTGCAAAATGGCAAAAGAAGGCGATATCATTTTAATTGCCGGTAAAGGACACGAAGATTATCAAGAAATAAAAGGGGTGAAACACCACTTTAACGATTTAGAGGAAGTTATCAATTTTTTAAACGAATTCAATAAGTAACATGCTATACTACTTATTAAAATATTTAGACACCATGTTCGATTTTCCGGGATCGGCATTGTACCAATTCATCACCTTTCGCTCGGGTGTTGCGTTCATTATTTCCTTATTGGTATCCACTTTGTTCGGAAAAAGAATTATCAATTATTTACGCAGACAGCAAATCGGCGAAACCGTACGCGAATTAGGTTTAGAAGGTCAGAACGAAAAAGCAGGAACGCCAACAATGGGTGGTGTCATTATCATTATGGCAACGTTAATTCCGGTTTTATTGCTGGCAAAACTAGACAATATTTATGTGCTTGTTTTAATCCTCACAACCGTATGGATGGGTGTTATTGGCTTTTTAGACGATTACATAAAGGTTTTTAAGAAAGATAAAGAAGGTTTAAAAGGAAAATTTAAAGTAGTTGGACAAATTGGTTTGGGAATCATCGTTGGTGCAATTTTCTATTTTCACCCAAATGTTACCGTTCGCGACACGCCAAGCATTTTATTGGAAACCGATGTGGTGAGCAAGTTCGACATTAAATCAACTACTACAACTATTCCGTTTTTTAAAGATAATGAGTTTAATTACGGACAATTGATTTCGTGGATGGGCGACGGATACGAGAATTATGTATGGTTGATTTTTATTCCCATTGTAATCTTCATTGTAACTGCCGTTTCAAACGGCGCTAATTTAACCGATGGAATCGATGGTCTTGCTGCAGGAACATCAGCAATTACAGTAGTGGCTTTAGGAATTTTCGCCTTTGTTTCGGGAAATTTCATCTTTGCCAATTACCTGAACATTATGTATATACCCAATTCGGGGGAAATGACGGTTTTCATTGCTGCTTTTGTGGGGGCACTCGTTGGTTTTCTCTGGTACAATGCGTTCCCGGCACAAGTTTTTATGGGCGATACCGGAAGTTTAACCATTGGCGGAATCATCGCTGTTTTGGCAATTGCAGTGCGCAAAGAAATGTTGATTCCAGTTTTATGTGGAATTTTCTTGGCCGAAAACCTGTCGGTAGTTTTGCAAGTAAGTTACTTTAAATACACCAAAAAAAGATACGGCGAAGGCCGACGCATTTTATTAATGTCGCCTTTGCATCACCATTACCAGAAAAAAGGGTATCACGAAAGTAAAATTGTAACTCGTTTTTGGATTGTAGGAATCTTTTTAGCCATTTTCTGTGTGGTTTCATTAAAATTAAGATAATATGCGGTTGGTGATTTTAGGTGCAGGTGAAAGCGGTGTTGGAACAGCACTTTTAGGAAAAAAAGAAGGTTACGAAGTATTTGTTTCTGATTTTGGATCAATCAGTGAAAAGTATCAGCAAATATTGAACGATGAAAATATTGAATGGGAACATCAACAGCATACCGAAAGCAAAATTTTAAATGCCGATGTGGTTGTGAAAAGTCCGGGAATTCCTGATAAAGCATCCATCGTAAAAAAATTGCATGAAAAAGGCATTAAGGTCATTTCCGAAATAGAATTTGTGTATCAATTTGCAAAAAACACATCAATCGCAATTACGGGCAGCAACGGTAAAACCACCACCACCATGCTAACCTATCATTTGTTAAAACAAGAAGGATTGAATGTGGGCTTGGCAGGAAACATTGGCGAAAGCTATGCAAAACAAGTGGCTTTGCATCCCGAGAAAATGTTTGTGTTGGAATTGAGCAGTTTTCAGTTAGATGGAAATATCGATTACAACCCGCATATTGCAGTGATTACAAATATCAGCCCAGATCATTTAGATCGATACGACTATAAATACGAAAATTATATTGCATCAAAATTTCGTATCACAATGAATCAAACCGAAAAAGATTATTTGATTTATGATGCAGACGACGAAGCCATCGATAATTGGTTAAAAAATAATAAAACAAAAGCACAACTGGTTCCTTTTTCGCTTACAAAAAAATTTGAAACAGGTGCCTATTTAGAAGATAACAACATTACAGCAATGATAAACAACGAACAAATAACTGTACCTGCAAACGAAATTGCAATAGAAGGTAAACACAACTTAAAAAATGCTATGGCTGCCACTTTAGTTGCGCAAATGATGCGTGTACGCAAACAAACAATTCGCGAAAGTTTATCTAATTTTCAAAATGCAGAGCATCGTTTAGAAAAAGTTGCAAAAATTAATAAAGTACAATACATCAACGATTCAAAAGCAACCAATGTAAACGCCACATATTTTGCTTTAGAAAGTATGACTGCACCAACCGTTTGGATTGTGGGCGGAGTGGACAAAGGAAATGACTATGACGAGTTAATGACTTTTGTAAACGAAAAAGTGAAAGCTATTATTTGCTTGGGTATCGACAATTCTAAAATTATTGATGCTTTTTCACCGATTGTTGACGTGATTTACGAAGCCGCATCTATGAATGAAGCGGTGCGATTAGCCGCAAATGTTTCTGAAGAAGGCGATACGGTTTTATTGTCACCAGCTTGTGCAAGTTTTGATTTATTTACAAGCTACGAAGACCGTGGCACACAATTTAAGAACGAAGTAAAAAAATTATAATTAAAATGAGAAAGTTATTATCCCAATTTCAAGGCGATAAAGCTATATGGGCGTACGTTGTGCTACTTGCCCTGTTCTCGTTTATGCCGGTTTTTAGCGCAAGTACCAACTTGGTGCATGTTGTTGGAACAGGTTCTATAGTGGGATTGTTGTTTAAACACTTCGGTCACATATTCGTGGGGATTGTAATCATCTTTTTTGTGCATCGCATTCCTTTTGATCGATTAAAATATATTGCACCCGTAGCATGGATTCCCGTTTCGGGTTTGCTATTAATTACCGCAGCACAAGGAATGATGATTGGCGGAGCAAATGCCAGCCGTTGGTTAAAAATTCCGTTGTTAAACATTTCTTTTCAACCTTCCTCATTAGGCTGGATTGCATTAATAGCATATGTTGCTTGGTTTTTATGGCGATTTGCCGATGAAAAATACACGTTTGCCTGGTCGCTTCTTTGGTTGGGCGCTCCGGCATTGTGCATCATTGGGCCCATATTGCCATCGAATTTATCAACCGCTGCTATTATCTTATTCACCATTGGTTTGTTGTTGTTTGTAGGAAAATATCCTATGAGATACATGACCAAAATCATTACAGCAGGTGCCATTGCTTTGGTTCTTGCAATTGGAATGTTCAAGGCATTTCCGGATATGGCTCCATCGCGCTACAAAACTTGGGAAGCACGTTTTAGTAGATTTGGTTCGGAAGATAAAGACGAAGACCGTTATCAGATCGAAAACGCTAAAATTGCCATTGCTCAAGGGCAAATGTTTGGTGTTGGTCCCGGTAAAAGTGTTCAGAAAAACTTTTTGCCGCAATCGTCGTCCGATTTTATTTATGCCATTATTGTAGAAGAATTTGGTTTTTTGGGCGGAATTTCTATATTGATTGTTTACATATTATTACTCTTCCGCTTTTTAGTTGTGAGCAACAAAGCACCCAATTTGTTTGGAAAATACTTAGCCTTTGGATTAGGATTTTCGATCATTTTCCAGGCGTTTATCAACATGGGCGTTGCGGTTGAAATTTTCCCTACAACAGGTCAGCCACTTCCTTTAGTTAGCTCTGGAGGAACATCAATTTGGATGACGTGTGTATCATTAGGGATTATTCTAAGTATATCTCGAAAAGAAGAACAAGTAAAGCAACAATTGGCAGATCAACAACGAAAACAAGACGAATTTAAACGCGTTTTAGAAGAACAACAGGCAGAAGACGAGTTAAAGAATGAAAACGATTCGGACAGCAATCCGATTTATGCAGTTTTAAACAAATAAATTATGAAACCAAATCCAAGATTCATTATTAGCGGCGGCGGTACAGGCGGACACATTTATCCGGCAATTGCTATTGCAAACGAAATTAAGGCACAGATTCCTGCTGCCGAAATTTTATTTGTGGGCGCACAAGATAAAATGGAAATGCAGAAAGTGCCTGCGGCGGGTTATAATATCAAAGGATTATGGATTTCAGGCATTCAAAGAAAAATTACGGTTGACAACGCCCTTTTTCCGGTTAAATTTTTATCAAGCTTACTAAAATCGCGCAAAATCATCAAAGAATTTAAACCCGATGTGGTGATTGGAACCGGCGGTTTTGCAAGTGGTGCAGTCGTTAAAGTGGCGCAGCAAATGAATATTCCAACGGTGATACAAGAACAAAATTCGTATCCGGGAATCACCAATAAAATGCTGGCAGCAAAAGCAAACGCAATTTGTGTGGCTTATGACGGATTATCGACTTATTTTAAATCGAACAAAATTATTAAAACAGGAAATCCCGTTCGTCAGGATCTATTAACGATTGATAGCAAACGAAGCGAAGCACAAGAATTTTACGGATTAAATCCCAACAAAAAAACTGTCGTTATTTTAGGCGGAAGTTTGGGTGCTCGCAGAATAAACCAATTGGTAGAAAAAGAATTAGCATTTTTCAAAGAGCAAAACATTCAGTTAATCTGGCAGTGTGGTAAATTTTACATCAACGATTACAAAAAACACCACAACAACGAAGATGTTTTTGTGTACGATTTTATAGAACGAATGGATTTGTTGTTCGCAGCAGCCGATGTGATTGTTTCGCGCGCCGGAGCATCATCAGTTTCAGAACTGGCAATTGTTGGTAAACCTGTAATTTTTATTCCGTCGCCAAATGTTGCTGAGGATCATCAGACAAAAAATGCCAAAAGCATTACCGATAAAAACGCAGCCGTTTTGTTGAAAGAAACCGATTTAGATAGTCAGTTTCAAGAGCAAATGCTACGCTTGTTAACAAACAATCAGGTTGCCGAAGCATTGTCAAAAAATATTAAAATATTGGCATTACCAAATGCTACAAAAGATATAGTAAAAGAAATTTTTAAGTTGGTTAAGTAAATTATGAAACCAAAAGATATTTTATTGTTTAATAGCATCGACCAAAAAGTCAATATTTCTGTTCATTTTCAGAACGGAACCTTTTGGCTTACGCAAAAAACAATGGCAGAATTGTTTTCAGTGGGTATCCCGGCTATTAGCAAACATTTAAAAAATATCTTTGAAAGTGAAGAATTAAAAGAGCATTCAGTTATTTCCAAAATGGAAACAACTGCCAAAGACGGTAAAGCTTATGAAACCAATTTCTACCGTTTAGAAGCAGTTTTGGCAGTTGGTTACAGAGTAAATTCTATTCAAGCAACCGAGTTTAGAAAATGGGCAACACAAACGTTGAATGAATTTATCATCAAAGGTTTTGTAATGGACGATGAACGGTTGAAGCAAGGTAAAAATTTCGGACAAGATTATTTTGATGAGCTTTTAGAGCGAATTCGCGAAATTCGTTCAAGTGAACGCAGATTTTATCAAAAAATAACCGATTTGTATGCATTAAGCAGCGATTATGATAAAAGTAGTGCACAAACCAAAAGCTTTTTTGCAATGGTTCAAAATAAATTGCATTGGGCAATTACAGGAAAAACAGCTGCCGAAATTATTTATAGCGAAGCCGACGCCACCAAATTGTATATGGGGTTAAAAACGTGGAAAGATGCACCTGAGGGAAAGATTTTGAAAAGTGATGTTTCAGTTGCCAAAAATTATTTGTCGCATGAACACATTACTGAATTAAACAGAATTGTTTCTGCATATTTAGATTTGGCAGAAAATAACGCTCAAAGAGGAATTGCTTTTAACATGCAACAATGGACCAAA containing:
- a CDS encoding FtsL-like putative cell division protein, whose translation is MGLNSIIKAKFLVEGQSLKNWLFIIYIVFWTLVLIANNHFYEQKMMKAKDLTEQVKELRSEFVDKRSELMQLRMESNISKQMEVYQILPSSVPPKKIKVVMEKEKKWYEIWD
- a CDS encoding penicillin-binding protein, giving the protein MGLAKNENNRIFFVFFGMLAIGIAIFAKMSIIQFKEGEQWRSKADSLTIKDEIIPANRGNIYSADGSLLATSIPKYTIYFDPMAPSSENFEKYIEPFSDSLAKMIPRKSASEYKSYFRKARSNKKRYIHIATKLSYTQYMKMKSFPLFNLGKFKGGMIVNQVHVREYPMGMIANRTIGYERVNDDKTITRKGIEAAFTDYLTGKEGKRKVQKMSKSLWKPIHDENEIDPKDGYDITTTIDVYIQDIAHHALLSSLEYYEADHGTVVVMETNTGQIKAISNLGKIGDGSYRETVNYAVLERHDPGSTFKLASYLALLDDGKADTATIYDTHNGIVTFSGRQVRDSNRRGYGKISLGRAFEVSSNTVVTQAVYKAYKDNPKDFTDKMKDFGFNATLGMDLKGEPKSYIPVPGDRNWSKIALPWMAYGYGILVTPMQTLTLYNAIANNGEMVKPQFVKEIRDVNQVIRTFDKEVINPQIVKPKVVKEMQAIMKNVVLRGTGKGLRSDDFSMAGKTGTAQMNYGNRGGMYYASSFVGYFPAENPKYSCIVVIHRPTKHSYYGGDVAGPVFKRIAQKIFTDVPSLKEIKNIETPSQKAIKSYKTYYANVKQSGNVMPNVVGLPAMDAVAILENLGLKVQTIGFGKVTKQSVANGEKITKKQTITLELS
- the mraY gene encoding phospho-N-acetylmuramoyl-pentapeptide-transferase encodes the protein MLYYLLKYLDTMFDFPGSALYQFITFRSGVAFIISLLVSTLFGKRIINYLRRQQIGETVRELGLEGQNEKAGTPTMGGVIIIMATLIPVLLLAKLDNIYVLVLILTTVWMGVIGFLDDYIKVFKKDKEGLKGKFKVVGQIGLGIIVGAIFYFHPNVTVRDTPSILLETDVVSKFDIKSTTTTIPFFKDNEFNYGQLISWMGDGYENYVWLIFIPIVIFIVTAVSNGANLTDGIDGLAAGTSAITVVALGIFAFVSGNFIFANYLNIMYIPNSGEMTVFIAAFVGALVGFLWYNAFPAQVFMGDTGSLTIGGIIAVLAIAVRKEMLIPVLCGIFLAENLSVVLQVSYFKYTKKRYGEGRRILLMSPLHHHYQKKGYHESKIVTRFWIVGIFLAIFCVVSLKLR
- the murD gene encoding UDP-N-acetylmuramoyl-L-alanine--D-glutamate ligase; translation: MRLVILGAGESGVGTALLGKKEGYEVFVSDFGSISEKYQQILNDENIEWEHQQHTESKILNADVVVKSPGIPDKASIVKKLHEKGIKVISEIEFVYQFAKNTSIAITGSNGKTTTTMLTYHLLKQEGLNVGLAGNIGESYAKQVALHPEKMFVLELSSFQLDGNIDYNPHIAVITNISPDHLDRYDYKYENYIASKFRITMNQTEKDYLIYDADDEAIDNWLKNNKTKAQLVPFSLTKKFETGAYLEDNNITAMINNEQITVPANEIAIEGKHNLKNAMAATLVAQMMRVRKQTIRESLSNFQNAEHRLEKVAKINKVQYINDSKATNVNATYFALESMTAPTVWIVGGVDKGNDYDELMTFVNEKVKAIICLGIDNSKIIDAFSPIVDVIYEAASMNEAVRLAANVSEEGDTVLLSPACASFDLFTSYEDRGTQFKNEVKKL
- the mraZ gene encoding division/cell wall cluster transcriptional repressor MraZ encodes the protein MQPIVGTYECKIDTKGRVLIPAALKKQLAAIGEGFVLKRSVYEKCVELWPMTEWNVMMEKLNELNRFDRKADMFVRKFMAGVKIVDIDDAGRLQMNKDLLEFANISKEVVFSSKINIIEIWDKDLYEKIVNDEDLDFGDLAEEVMGTRTNYGA
- a CDS encoding UDP-N-acetylmuramoyl-L-alanyl-D-glutamate--2,6-diaminopimelate ligase; this translates as MKQLKDILYKVSIDAVRGSTNVAITAIVFDSRKVVPNCLFIAQKGTLVNGHDYIEKAIENGASAVIYEDDPKAFAENITYIKVSDANKALAQVAAHFYDNPSEKLSLVGVTGTNGKTTIATLLHQLFTKAGYKVGLLSTVKILVGNEEFPATHTTPDSITINCYLNQMVEAGCSYCFMEVSSHGIAQERTHALAFKGGIFTNLSHDHLDYHKTFAEYRNVKKSFFDSLANTSFAISNADDKNGAYMLQNCSAKKITYSIQNVADVHGKIIESQFNGMLLNINQQEVWVQLIGKFNASNLLAIYATALELGLTKEEVLLHLSTLKSVSGRFQFIVSKTKITAIVDYAHTPDALENVLKTIAEIRTFNEQLITVVGCGGNRDSAKRPEMGRIATENSDTVIFTSDNPRNEDPFEILKQIEAGVEAQNTNKYLTIEDRQQAIKTACKMAKEGDIILIAGKGHEDYQEIKGVKHHFNDLEEVINFLNEFNK
- the rsmH gene encoding 16S rRNA (cytosine(1402)-N(4))-methyltransferase RsmH gives rise to the protein MEHNEYEYHNPVLLKETVDGLNIKPDGIYVDVTFGGGGHSKEIMRHLGPNGKLFAFDQDTDALANTLNDDRFVLINENFRFIKRFLRVYGIKQVDGILGDFGVSSHQFDVAERGFSTRFDADLDMRMNQNNSLSAFEVINNYEEAALSKMFFDYGELSTARGLAAAIVSARKTEPIKNSEQLKKVLSRFLPAHKSNKILAQIYQAIRIEVNQEMDVLKEFLEQALELLKPGGRLSVISYHSLEDRLVKRFIKNGMFEGEPERDFFGRYEVPLKPIGKLIVPSEEEIKQNNRARSAKLRIAEKN
- a CDS encoding alpha/beta fold hydrolase, with product MERNIKEEGKFRYIEIGEGTPIVILHGLMGGLSNFDGVSDYFPKKGYKVVLPELPIYTLNILKTNIKAFAKFVHDFVKHKKYEKIILLGNSLGGHIALYYTKMYPEFVEALVITGSSGLYESAMGDSYPRRGDYEFIKKKAEDVFYDPAVATKEIVDDVFNTVNDRMKLIKTLTIAKSAIRHNMAKDLPKMHTPTCIIWGRNDIVTPPDVAEEFHELLPDSDLYWIDQCGHAAMMEKPDAFNEILDQWFEKRNIK